From a region of the Salvelinus fontinalis isolate EN_2023a chromosome 13, ASM2944872v1, whole genome shotgun sequence genome:
- the LOC129867798 gene encoding NADH dehydrogenase [ubiquinone] 1 alpha subcomplex subunit 2-like, whose product MAAAVVRGIGSNLAKNLREIRLHLCQTSPASQGARDFVEQHYVELKRANPTFPILIRECSGVQPKLWARYDFGKESSVALDNMNADQVAKALETVVKSKA is encoded by the exons ATGGCCGCGGCCGTAGTACGAGGCATTGGCTCTAACCTTGCTAAAAACCTTCGAGAGATTCGTCTACATTTGTGCCAGACATCGCCTGCGAGTCAAGGAGCAAG GGATTTTGTGGAGCAGCACTATGTGGAACTGAAGAGGGCAAACCCCACATTCCCCATCCTCATCAGGGAGTGCTCGGGTGTTCAGCCTAAGCTTTGGGCAAGATATG ATTTTGGTAAAGAGAGCAGTGTGGCCCTTGACAATATGAACGCTGACCAAGTGGCTAAAGCGTTGGAGACAGTTGTGAAATCAAAAGCATGA
- the LOC129868658 gene encoding arylsulfatase I-like: protein MHAVTSLSMVSLLSFGYLSMDWIKPNQVEEHTQNDASITFEPKQPPHIIFILTDDQGFNDIGYHNPDIRTPTLDKLAAEGVKLENYYVQPICTPSRSQLITGRYQIHTGLQHSIIRPRQPNCLPLDMTTLPQRLQEAGYATHMVGKWHLGFYRKECLPTRRGFHSYFGSLTGSVDYYTYGSCDGPGLCGYDLHEGETVAWGRGGKFSTHLYTQRVRKILSTHDPSRQPLFMFLSLQAVHTPLQSPKAYIYPYRGMGNVARRKYAALVSIVDEAVRNVTYALRKYGYYRNSVLIFSTDNGAQPFTGGSNWPLRGRKGTYWEGGVRGVGFVHSPLLRHKRRVSKALLHITDWYPTLVGLAGGNVSLTEGLDGYNVWPTISEGRESPRLEILHNIDPLHRRSGLASASGQEAQHVWDTSVQAAIRVGDWKLLTGDPGHGDWVPPQVLANFPGSWWNLERNTEGTGKSVWLFNITGDPYERSDMAVQRPDVVKKLLARLAYYNRTAVPVRFPTDDPRANPDRNGGAWVPWVGGDEDEPKWNGVYKKGRNKKKKKCKLCKLRSFFKKLNTRIMSNRI from the exons ATGCACGCAGTTACCAGCCTCTCAATGGTCAGTCTGTTAAGTTTTGGCTACCTATCCATGGACTGGATCAAGCCGAATCAAGTGGAGGAGCACACTCAAAACGATGCCTCTATTACGTTTGAGCCTAAGCAACCACCACACATTATATTCATACTGACGGATGACCAAGGCTTCAATGACATAGGTTATCACAACCCGGACATTCGGACTCCAACTCTGGACAAACTGGCCGCGGAGGGGGTGAAGCTGGAGAATTACTATGTTCAACCTATCTGCACTCCGTCACGCAGTCAGTTGATCACGGGCAG ATACCAGATCCACACAGGCCTCCAGCACTCCATCATCCGGCCTCGCCAGCCCAACTGCCTCCCCCTGGACATGACCACACTCCCACAGCGGCTGCAGGAAGCGGGGTACGCTACTCACATGGTGGGCAAATGGCACCTTGGCTTCTACAGGAAGGAGTGTCTGCCCACGCGCCGAGGCTTCCACAGCTACTTTGGCTCTCTGACGGGCAGTGTGGACTACTACACGTATGGCTCCTGTGACGGGCCAGGCCTGTGTGGCTACGACCTCCATGAGGGGGAGACCGTGGCCTGGGGCCGTGGAGGCAAGTTCTCCACCCACCTCTACACGCAGAGGGTACGCAAGATCCTGTCCACTCACGACCCGTCCCGCCAGCCCCTGTTCATgttcctctctctgcaggctgtGCACACACCCCTGCAGTCGCCCAAGGCCTACATCTACCCCTACCGCGGGATGGGGAACGTAGCCAGAAGGAAGTACGCAGCCTTGGTGTCCATCGTCGACGAGGCTGTACGCAATGTCACCTACGCTCTGCGCAAGTACGGCTACTACCGCAACAGTGTGCTCATCTTCTCCACTGACAACGGTGCCCAGCCGTTCACTGGGGGGAGTAACTGGCCCCTGCGGGGGCGTAAGGGGACCTACTGGGAGGGAGGGGTCCGTGGGGTGGGCTTCGTACACAGCCCCCTGCTGCGTCACAAGCGGAGGGTTTCCAAGGCCCTCCTGCACATCACTGACTGGTACCCAACCCTGGTTGGTCTGGCTGGGGGTAACGTGTCACTGACTGAGGGTCTTGACGGCTACAATGTATGGCCAACCATCAGTGAGGGCAGAGAGTCCCCACGCCTGGAGATCCTCCATAATATTGACCCACTCCACCGGCGCTCTGGCCTGGCGTCTGCGTCTGGACAGGAGGCCCAGCATGTGTGGGACACCTCGGTCCAAGCTGCCATCCGGGTGGGGGACTGGAAGCTGCTGACAGGGGACCCGGGCCATGGAGACTGGGTCCCACCACAGGTACTGGCCAACTTCCCAGGCAGCTGGTGGAACCTGGAGCGGAACACTGAGGGAACAGGGAAGTCTGTGTGGCTCTTCAACATCACAGGAGACCCCTATGAACGCAGTGACATGGCTGTGCAGAGGCCTGATGTGGTCAAGAAGCTGCTAGCACGTCTGGCCTACTACAACCGCACTGCCGTCCCTGTTAGGTTCCCCACCGACGATCCCCGGGCCAATCCAGACCGCAACGGGGGGGCCTGGGTACCCTGGGTCGGGGGGGACGAGGACGAGCCGAAATGGAACGGGGTCTATAAGAAAGGGaggaataaaaagaagaagaaatgcAAGCTGTGCAAACTGAGATCCTTTTTCAAGAAACTGAATACAAGGATAATGTCCAATAGAATATGA